The following nucleotide sequence is from Juglans microcarpa x Juglans regia isolate MS1-56 chromosome 6D, Jm3101_v1.0, whole genome shotgun sequence.
TCGTCCCTCTAAGTATTATCACCTtcgaaaaaaaattaacatcattATTTTACAATAGGCTAGTTTTGtaaatagaaatatatttttaataaaataacataattatattagtCGATtgtaacataaattataaaataattataagagagttgtatgtatatatatatatatatatcattattgaTTTCCCTAAATATAACTTGGATTACAGATGAAATTTTAATACTGGATGTTAAAGTAGAATATCAttctataaaatttgataatcatttatatttgtcttaaaatgaaagaaagataaACGAAGTAAATCCTATACACATGCATGACTGTTTGAGTGAGTTTTTTTTgacacaattataaaattaaattttttttaatataaatctcatatttatttattttttaaattaattgcgTAACGTTTAGGAATCCAAGTCCATCAAAGTAAACATGATATGAGCTTAATTCCCCCCATGGCTAACTTACATATTCTTGGAAGAAGAATGAGATATGGTACAAGAGTAATTAATGATGAGTTGTCTTTAATGCATTCGTCGACAGCATGGTACCATGCCCATGTGAACTCATATGTTGAAAGGTCATGTCACTGAATTCATCTTGAATGCTAATGTGTAGCTACGTAGTACTGTGGTCATGACGTTCATTTTATTGGCAAGGCAGGCttataagctagctagctgtttaTACTCTTCTGTCTTTGCccttatatttacataatatatctaataacatatttcacaatatatattatcattaaaaataatttaataaattaatattacttgtataaattaatttacaaaaataacttttttttaaatattattgtgtaaaatattataaaaagttatgtatatttatcatttatcataccaaaatatACAGTCCcagcactatatatatatatatatatatacaacgtTCCAAGgagaaattgaaatatatattctcTATTTATGAAGAAGTTGAAAGCAAAGCATGAGAAGACACAGATAAAGCTGAGATTCAAAGCATAAAGATACATATAGGCCTTCTAAACGACAAGCGTAGAAGGTACTGTGTTGCACAATTTTACTTGTATTTAAAACTGAAACGAAGTGATCAATTGGCGAGGCTGAGGCAGTGGTGTaggatatttaaaaatgatgggTCCCTCTTCTTTCGTTCCTTGTGACAACTTTACAGGCagctttaaatatgaaaaatactccTCATTTTCAAgcattacaatttattttttttttattaaatgtgtaATGTATAGATGTCAagtagaaaattttaattaaattaaaaataataaaacaaataaaaattaaaaataaataaataaaaataaaaaataagtataatatatagtatgtagAGATAATAGGAGCAAAGCTCTTTAAATATAAGCTGCAATACTGGAGATATATGTATGTTCATGTAATGTCGGTTCatctattaattttaatttttgtaattaattattttttgacttaTTCAATTCTGAAATTAATATGTAGAGTATAACATATACGTtacttaaatagtaaaatttaatttataaaatttaaaatttaaaatttattttacaaataagattatatcatataaatattttatcattcggCGAGTCCTGCACATtagcttgaaaataaaatttttcttatatttaagtGGCCATAATTTATATACTACCCCTTATCTATATGCACTCTAAAAGGTCAAGCATGGTTGCAACCATAACCCCCAACCACTCCAATATGTGAATGGATTAGACTCAAATCTTTCCATCACGAGCAAATCCTTCTCCAAACTTGTTTAACATCAACATGTTGTTATTCACTAATATTGATGCAAAATCATATATACTGACACACTCAAGAAAATGGAGTTTGTGGTCCAGGCCTCCACCTTTTCCAACTTTCCCTTACACTTTCGTCCCCTACATTACCCCCAAGTTCCACCCCTTTGCTCCAACCACCACCTCCTTGACAGCATTCGGCTCATCAATGGAGGCTAAGAGCTTTGAAGGCAAGCGAACTTTCAAAGAGAAGGTGAACAGGCCGGATGCCATAGTCGAGGATCAAGATGTGGATGATGACTTGGATGAAGAAGAGGGCGGTGTTGAAATGATAAGCTTTGCGGATAATGATCAGATCAGAAAGAAAGCAGGCGTTAATGTTGCTGTCTCTGCAGGGAAAAGAACAGGATCTGGTGCTGGTGGGGTGTCACCGCCATGTTGCCAGGCAGAGAAGTGTGGTGTTGATTTGACTGAAGCAAAGCGGTATCATCGCCGTCATAGGGTCTGTGAGTTTCATTCAAAGGCGCCCACTGTGCTTGTCTCCGGACAGCGGCAACGGTTTTGTCAGCAATGCAGCAGGTCAAGGATCGATCCCCACCCAATTTTCTTTAGCATTCTTGTTTTAGCATTCTTGTTTCTTCcatctatatatgcatggtttAATTGGTATATTTCATACTAGCTACTAGAACAATCATCTATATGcactcttctttcttttaacgagaaaatattcatctatatatatgcattaaaaaCCTTATTGTTGTTGTTAAAGATAATCTTTTGCAAGCTACTAAAATATATCTTTAGGAAGTTTTCTTCTCACAATTATTTGCGTACAACACAAATGTAACTTCAATACCTTTTGGTCCTTTTCCATTCCTTTGGAAAATGTCCATAAAAGGATTGATTTCTGGAGAATGTTTCGCCAACACAAAGGACaagccattatatatatatatatatatatacgaggAATACTATACACTATACTCATTCTATTTTTATCCTACAATATAAGatttgacatatttattatcattgaatgataaagaatcatctaatagaaataaatgtgtcacatcttacatagtgaGATAAAAGTAAGATGgtagtgtggtgtatagaattttcttatatgtatatatatggatatgGTTCTGAAGCTAATTTTTAGTTGCAGCCATAATGAGCTACAGATAGCTAACCTTGAGAGTAAAACCTTAATTTCTGTGTATGCAGCCTTGAATGTGATTACTTTGATCATCACTTCCAGCACCCACTTGGCTAATTTCTGAGACCGAATTAACGAATTGTTTGCTCCATCTTGCACTAGCTACTTAATTAAAACGAGCGAAGATCAGCTTACGATCTCGAATAATacccaaaaatgatagataCGTTCTAATTCTAGCTATACAGAATAAATCAAGCGCTAGCATGTTGCATGCTAGACAAATGTATTAAATATAGTTGACTATTTAATGCATTAATGAAAGAGGTAATTAATCCCTGCTTAATTAGCTTTGACAGCTAGAGCTGGGGATCGGGCAATTAATTTAATGAAGGAATATCATGTACAGGAATGCAATTAATGCGCGTAATTATAAGATCGAACTccacatgatatataattgGAAATGTGCAGGTTCCATGAGGTATCGGAGTTTGACGAGGCAAAAAGAAGTTGCCGCAGACGCTTGGCCGGACATAATGAGCGGCGCCGGAAGGGCTCAGCAGATCAGTCTGGTGGAGAAGCTGGCTCGAGCCGCAAAGGGGTTGGTCAACAGTCTAAGGAGATCAGTCAGATTATTAGGCAAACTGATGATCATCAAAGAGGAAGGATTCAGGTCGCAGTTCCAGCAGGGAATTCCAGCTACAAGCATCTCCAGATTAGATAAAAGATTAATTAATGCTTAATTTCTTCTCTCTGGcatgctctctctcttctgtcagcctgatgatcatatatatatatatatatagttttctaTGCCTTGTATTGAGAAATAGTGTCTGTGAGACTGTGTCGTGTTGAGATAGACCATTATCTTTGTAACCACAAACGTCCTTGGGTACGTAGTTGCCTTATGTTCTACTTTATGAGCTTGTATTCGATCTGCAAACTAATTGATGCCATATATATGAGTACTACTGGTATGTTCTATGGAAACCATGCTTccatctttttatatatattaatatacgtCACTTCAGCTAGGCTTGATCTGTTTGTTTTTGACGGACATGGTCTCTCTACGGACCAACTTTAAGTAACTTTAGTCGGAACCCGATCTCTATTGCAAATTTGACATTTAGGTGTGGTTTGGTTTCATAATCCTTtgaaatcatttcatctcatctcaacatctaaatattatttaaacataaatattttttaattttaaaattttaactttttaactttttcatctaatcatacctaatcattataactttatcaaacttctaataaaaaaaatataaaaaaataattcaaaatcttcaaatctcataacaaaaataatattaaaaatttatttatattctaaccctctttaactttataatttttttattcaactttttctctctttttttccaaaatttcataaaaatcttaggtcaaaacatttaattattattcacaattttttcattcatctcatctcatctatgtaaccaaacgaggcattATTTTATGGGCACGTATATTAGGCATTTCAATTCAGTAATATAACTGCTTGATGCTTCTAGACACTAACGTTTTTAAGAAACCTGCTTGAGTATAGAGTGCTAATTTGAAGTCAAAAGGTCCAAGATCTTAGAGCGCTGGCATTGACTTAGTCAAATGCTAGTGCAAAACCAAATTTTGCCTAAATATCGTTGAAAGCATCTGCATTGGACTAGGCAAAACTCCTCAGCTCTActtttgagttacagtaaatccGATTCCTTCTCCAAGTTTGGCGTGATATTGCTCATAGGCCAAATGAATTTCTTATACCAAAATGTGGAAGAACAACTGAATCTGTGTTTCCCTAGTTTTTCAATTCCCAACACCcccctttcattttctcttcctttctcccTTGCCAAACCCCCTTTCCGATTTGCATAAACCTGTTTTATCCCTTCCCttcttttctctccctttctctcttccttcACCAAGCACTCCCTCCCTCcccttctctttgttttttctttttcttttagtttcgtttctttttcttcaattttctttctctcacGGCTTTCTATACACTCGGCAGGGACAATATACAAGGATATCTAAGGAGATATCAAGGGAACTAGAAGTTggtggtttttttctttttcctcttcactGGAGTTTTTGAGCAGTTAAGAACTTAAGAGAGAGCGAAAGAAAGTTGCAATTCAAGGGTATTTAATTCGTGGGAGAACTTTGTTTGAATTTTGGGATGGGTTTCTTCAGTACCATATTGGGTTTCTGCAGTTTTGGAGTTGGGGTTTCTCTTGATCTTGTTGCTGgatatttcttcttcatctatTTCCAACACACCGATGTTCAGGTACCTcaatctctcaatctctctctctctctctctctctctctctctctctctctctatatatatatatatatatataaacacgcattatgtatatatatttctttgtatATTCTCATCTGTGTGTTCCGTACGCCTTTGGGCTGGGTTCCAGCAACTCGAGCTTAAACCATAATACCTGCACatttcaagaaaacaaagaaaagaggaGTTGGGGGGAGGCCGAGGAGTCTCCGTTGCTTAAGTTAGTATATCTCCTTCGTAGTTTGTGCGACAGCTTAAAAAGAGTTCTTCGTCCTTGGGAGTCGGCTTTTATACGAGATTTTTGGGTGGGGACATCTTATATCTTGCCTTAGGGGGCTCATGTCACTACGACTGTTGTTTGGTCAGAATattttaatgcggcgtggctcttAGGGTGGCGCTattaatgcagcgtggctcCCTGACTAGACTTTAGCCTGCGAGTGATCATTGATGAGTCTCTCCATACCTTCTGATAGGATATCGAGGGTCCTCCGCATCTCTCGCCCACCTACCTGTACAGGTTCTCAATGACTAGGCATTACTGGGGTGTGTcagtgtggcgcccccaatccctcttatataaatacacagggattgagacaccaggatggtgacaacacggtcacacatcccaacgaagtgccagtgtgtgtgtacatgcaacaatgtacaaataaaataacgcaacggatagtcaactaagtaccaaaatttatttacaatcaaacatcagtaaagatttaaatagcagttatacagtcatctataaaataatttacaatagttccagataaacaaacgagtgatcccagatcactcctcaggcggagccgtctcttCAGGctctccctcctcctcctcatctgcatcaaaatctgcgttaccacaaaatggtatcgcaggtaagtatgacccaaaataacaacgtaatataaaatacattaaatgcaactaacatgcatacacatgaaaaatatgtatttttccacaagacatcattttttccgaaaatgataattttccaacacaccccaaaatcccattttggcccaaaatatccgtaaaacatttttccagaaaatgatttacccaaaatccaactcgcactattttcccagaaaatagtgcaataattccaaatgcaccatgcattaattccatatgcaccatggcctcccctatggaccatccgcacgtcttggcttcgtagcggtgctccgttacgcgcccagcgcgtacatggccaagcacccacactacgcaacgagcgatgcccagttccgcgcccagcgcgtacgtggccagacatcctctagtccccgccagcagaaggaccacggagtcggcacgagaccatctcgtccgatcccattgttgcccggcgacaatccaggggacgttactcagtatattccgctcccgagtaaccagaggagctccaccgagttaataccccatctcagcttggagtcgtgatacacacacacccaaaatccattctcacatgaaaactcagttttcataaacacatgaacatgaatgcaatacacgaaaacccagttttcttttacaaacatgatcatgcatgaaataatgaaatgcacatgaaccaacacaatatccaaaccaacaattaccaatccaatcaaatccaaccaaacaactccaatcacaaatccatccgacccccaaactcctcggactcagtccggcatgccaaaaaatacagtgaatgagttagtgcaaaaatatatttaaattacaaaagttctttggagaaatatttacagtgcaatataacaatttccgaaggatcacaaagttgaaaaagacgacgtttgagcaacaccatagtgtaaaatacactgtggccgtgggtcacaaataccaactttcaaacggaggcaaacgaagacccaagattgataagGTAGgacctagggaggtcggtgaagctagtggtggtggtggtttgccgtgggtggcggggcaatgggcggtagaagaccaaaatgcccaaatcggaaatgtagatggtggagcttcaccggtggcggatcggagctggggttgggtccaatgggttgctaagaggtcgaggatgatgtggtaggaagatggtggtcggaggtggcgcgacggcggcgctggaacgaaagtgacgctgcggcttgaagggctggtggtggttaacggcggtgcgaatggaggtgaggttggtggggtgaggtcgtcggcggctggggaagctagcgggctgggcggtgtcgacgcacggcggcgctgggtggtgaagaaggaacggacgcggggagaaaGAGGGGGCTGGGTCGCGCGCacggggaggggagaaataaggaagaaagaaagaaaaaaaaaaggaagaaaagaaaaggagaggaagaaaaatggagggaaaagaattgagatccaatcctcataacttggatcacaaaaatgatccaacggagatgattttaaaaccacaagttaaataaaataatttaacgtaatggtaaagtcaaattgaaataattaaatcccacagtaattaattaaatatgaaaaataatttaaatgtacaacaataaataaatattaagaaagcacataaaaattaatttttaccaattaaaaatcctaaaaataatccaattaaaattcaataattttaaaacaagagaataacttttgaataaaataaaaataatacttcaataaaaatacactaaaatacggagtgttacagtCAGGGCGATGAGTCACATATGTCCCTATCGTTCGCCTTTCCCACATGAGGCTTGCTTCACGCCTCACGAGTTGGTTTTGCTTACGTGCCAAGTTCTCCACAGAGGCCCAGTGACTTCTCCCAAAGGATGGtcgttgggttgggttgggcaCTTCCTCCCATTTTCCCAAGGTCCCTCATGGGCTTGTTACTCAGTCCTACAGGAGGGAAGACCGCCTTACAGTTACCTCGTCAATTCCTATTAGATTAGTCTGGTGagaatttattctttcctttgtcttcttgttcttattttcGT
It contains:
- the LOC121236144 gene encoding squamosa promoter-binding-like protein 3, which codes for MEAKSFEGKRTFKEKVNRPDAIVEDQDVDDDLDEEEGGVEMISFADNDQIRKKAGVNVAVSAGKRTGSGAGGVSPPCCQAEKCGVDLTEAKRYHRRHRVCEFHSKAPTVLVSGQRQRFCQQCSRFHEVSEFDEAKRSCRRRLAGHNERRRKGSADQSGGEAGSSRKGVGQQSKEISQIIRQTDDHQRGRIQVAVPAGNSSYKHLQIR